A stretch of DNA from Candidatus Polarisedimenticolia bacterium:
CTCATGAATCCCGAACGGTTCGTCGCCCGCCTGGGGGAAGCCCGCGCCTCGGCCATTCTCCGGTGCCCCTCGCGAGAAGCCGCCGCCTCCGCCATGGAGGCGGCCGTGCGCGGCGGCTTCCGGATCGTCGAGTTCACCCTGACGATTCCGGGGGCCCTCGACCTGGTGGAGGAGTTCGCGCGCCGCGAGGAGCTGATCGTCGGGGCCGGCACCGTCCTGACGACGGACGAGGCTCGCGCGGCCGTGAAGCGCGGCGCCCGGTTCCTCGTTTCACCCGTCATGGATCCGGCGGTCATCGCCGCCGGGCTGGCCGCGGGGGTCGCCGTCATCCCCGGCTGCCACACACCGACCGAGATGCTCGCCGCCCATCGCGCCGGAGCGCCGCTGCAGAAGCTGTTTCCTGCACCCGGGATCGGCCCGGCGTACGTGCGCGCCTGTCTCGGCCCCCTGCCGTTCCTGAAGCTCGTTCCGACGCACGGGATCGATGCGGCCAACGCCCGCGCCTGGCTCGACGCGGGGGCCTTCGCCCTCGGCTTCACGCAGGCGCTGTTCGACGCCGAGGAGATCAAGGGCGGCCGGTTCGATCGAGTCGAAGAGCGCGCCCGGGCCCTGCTCGCCGCGGTGCGGTAGGCGCGACCGGCCCCCATGCTCGGTCAGGCACCTGGATCACCGGGCCGCAGGCAGGATATCCTCCGCGCGCCATGCCGCTGACTCCCGGCACCCGACTCGGTCCCTACGAAATCCTCGGCCCCATCGGCGCCGGCGGGATGGGAGAGGTGTATCGCGCCCGCGACGCCCGCCTGGCGCGTGACGTGGCGGTGAAGGTCCTGCCGGCCTCGTTCGTGGCCGATCCCGAGAGGCTGCGCCGCTTCGAGCAGGAGGCGCGCGCCATGGGGCAGCTCAACCACCCGAACATCCTGGCCGTGTTCGACACCGGAACGCACCAGGGGGCGCCGTACGTCGTCGAGGAGCTGCTCGAAGGGGCGACGCTGCGCGACAGGCTGGCCGGCGGCCCTCTCCCCGCCCGCAAGGCGCTGGACTATGCCAGGCAGATCGCCCAGGGGCTGGCGGCGGCTCACCAGAAGGGGATCGTCCACCGCGACCTGAAGCCGGAGAACCTGTTCGTCACGGGCGACGGCCGGGTCAAGATCCTCGATTTCGGCCTGGCGAAGCTGGCGCGGCCCGAGGGTCCGGCGGCCGCACTTGCCGGTGGCGCCGGCCCGGCGACGGACGGGGCGCTGACCGGGCTCCCGACGCGGGTCGAGACCGGGTCCGGCGTCGTCCTCGGAACGGTCGGATACATGTCGCCGGAGCAGGTGCGCGGCCTGCCGGCCGATCACTGGTCCGACCTGTTCAGCTTCGGCTGCATCCTCTACGAGATGCTCGCCGGCCGGCGGGCGTTCGCGGCCTCCTCCTCGAGACGAGGTCTGGTTAAGCGCCGGCAAGACCGGGAACGTCCGGTCGGTGTACGCCGTCGACCTGGCCGGAAACGTCCGGATGGTGGACGGCGCCCCCGCCGACATCGCCCTGTCGGACGTCTCGGCCTCGGGCAAGGTGCTCGTCATGAGGAACACGGCGCGCCGCGGGATTATCGGCACCATGCCGGGGGACGCGACGGAGCGGGATCTTTCCTGGCTCGACTGGTCCCGTCCCAGCGCCGTCTCGGCCGACGGCCACTGGGTCCTGTTCGAGGAGCAGGGGCAGGGAGGGGGCTCGGGCTACTCGGTGTACGTGCGCAAGACCGACGGATCCCCGGCCGTGCGGCTGGGGGACGGATCGGGAGCCGACCTCTCCCCCGACGGTCAGTGGGCGGCGACGATCTCCATCGCCAAGCCGGATCACTTCACCCTCCTGCCGCTCGGACCGGGCGAGGCCCGTACGGTGATGGTCCCCGGCCTCGCGCTTTTTTCGGTGAACTGGTTTCCCGACGGCCGGCGGTTCCTGCTCAGCGGCAACGAGAAGGGCAAAGCGATGCGCCTGTACGTCATGGACGGAGAGAACGGAACGCCGAAGCCGATCTCCCCGGAAGGGGTCCGGCTCCCAGGCGTCATCTCTCCCGACGGTCGCCAGATCGCGGTGGCGATGAACGCCGGGCCTCCGCTGGTTTTCGCGGTGGAGGGGGGAGAGGGACGGATCGTGCCGGGCTCCGTGCCGGGCGAGAATCCAAGGAGGTGGA
This window harbors:
- a CDS encoding bifunctional 4-hydroxy-2-oxoglutarate aldolase/2-dehydro-3-deoxy-phosphogluconate aldolase; protein product: MNPERFVARLGEARASAILRCPSREAAASAMEAAVRGGFRIVEFTLTIPGALDLVEEFARREELIVGAGTVLTTDEARAAVKRGARFLVSPVMDPAVIAAGLAAGVAVIPGCHTPTEMLAAHRAGAPLQKLFPAPGIGPAYVRACLGPLPFLKLVPTHGIDAANARAWLDAGAFALGFTQALFDAEEIKGGRFDRVEERARALLAAVR